CATGATGGAGCACATGAACCCATTTCAGCTAACCTATGGTTTTGCCCCCAAGTCACCAATTGTGCTGTTGAGCAAGTAAAACAGATATACACGTTATGGAATCAAAAGAACCCCATACATCATTTTCAGGCAAAAAGCCTGTTTTATCCTTTTGTAGAGCAAGTATCAGCACAAATTCCTCATGCTGCATCTCGCTATTCCGTTACGGATCAGGTCAGCAAAGTCATCGAAATTGTGGAATCATCTTATGCGGAGCCATTGACGTTGCATGTTTTGGCAGAGAAGGTTGGCAGCAGTCCCAGAAGTCTGTCCCGCAAGTTTAAGCAGGCCACGGGTTATAGTCCAATCGATTATTTGATTCAGTTCCGTTTGTTCAAGGCCAAGGAGATGCTGCTGCATACCGACGCTACATTGGATGAGATTGCAGCAGGCATCGGTTATCCGGACGGATATTATCTGGGACGTATGTTCAAAAAACATACAGGTGTTTCTCCACTTCAGTTCAAGGAGAAAACATCTGGACCCCTTAAATGGCCTGATCTGACATCGACCTTGGCGCGAAATGACATTTCCAGTGGAAGAGTGGGAAGGTATGTTTATAACGATGATGATAATCATTATCAATATAAACACGGAGGGTCATTGTACATGAATAGACAGACCAGAACGGGAATGCTGCTTAGTATTTTATTAAGTCTTACTTTACTGCTGAGTGCCTGCTCGCCAGGGGCAACTAGTAATTCTGTTGGAGAAACCGCCGGAAGAAATGGGACTTCGAGTGCCACCAGCACAGTAACGGCAGATAGCCAATCGAGCGCTCCCGTGCCTCGGATCATCTCGACAATTAAGGGAGATATCACGGTACCGGCTGAACCCAAGCGAATTGTAGTTGATTTATATTTGGGAAGCCTGATTGCTCTGGGAATCAAGCCAGTCGGTACACCGGAAATGAATCTGAAGAATCCGTATTTTATCAAATCACTTGAGGGCGTAGAGAATATTGGTGAATACGAAACCATTTCTCTTGAAAAGGTATTGGAACTTCAACCAGACCTGATTGTCACGGGTGATCCTGATTTGTTTGATTCTTTTAGCAAAATTGCGCCTACGCTTGTTATTCCTTATGGAGAGTTGAAAAATACCCATGAAGAAATCGCTTATTTCGGTAAAGCGTTGAACAAAGAAAAAGAGGCTGAGTCATGGTTGGCCGACTACGACGGACGAATTGCGGATGCCAAGAAGCGTGTAAGTGAAGCAATCGACGCAGATGCAGAAGTATCCGTTATGCAATTTTACGATAAAGGACCGTTAGCCTTTGGTGATAATTTTGGGCGTGGAGGTCAGGCTGTGTACAGTGCTCTCGGATTGAATCCTCCGGCAGACAAAAAAGAGATATTAATGAAAGATCAGCTTGTTGAAGTCTCGTCCGAATCCATACCCGAATTTGCCGGTGATTACATTATTCTTACGGCAGACAACCTAACTTTGGAGGAATTGAAATCCAAGCCAGTATGGAGTTCGCTTGATGCCGTTAAGAATGATCGTGTGTTTATCTGGAGTCCGGATCGTTCATGGTACTTTGACCCTATTGCAACGTTGGATCAGACCGAGGAATTGGCAGCTTGGTTCACGAAGACACCGGATCAAAAGTAAATCTTTCGGATCATTGGTTGATGAAATTGAATCCTGGTCAAAATTCAGTTGATAATGAAAATTATTATCATCTATAATGAAGGAATAATAGTGAACCACTATAATGCTCCGGTTAAGGATGGTTTGCAGAATAATGACCTGTACAAGGTCTTTGTTCCTGGTGAGACTGGGATTGGAGAGTAATCGATGCAATTAAACGAACAGATGAATAGCTGGAATCATGCGGCTGTTAAAATTCTGGATATACGCCGGATCGTCATGGAGGCAGGGGAGATACAGGAGTCCTATTTGCTTCCGGCAAACGCTTTTATATACAGCATTCGGGGTGCAGCTCAACTTAAATTGGATGGGAAAACACACGAAGCACAGCGATTCTGTATTCTGCATGGTGGTAAAGGATCATCACTGGATATTCGGGTGAGCGAAAAGTTTGAATATTACTTGCTGTTCTACAGGGCATTCCTTGCGTTCCCAACTCATCGTAAAACATGGCGGTTGTCACAACCTCCTCAGATTGCTCCGTTCTCTTTGCAATATGGATTTACGCCGAGCAATCCTCTTGCTATATTGCGCTATTTTGAAGAACTGGAGAAAGCGTGGGATCAGGCGAGCAGACTGGACTTGCTACAAGTAAAAAGTTTGTTCTACCAATTTATTCATGAGCTGTTGTTTCAATTGGCAGAGCAGGAAGTCAGAACAGTGCTTCCAGACCCTATTGAGCAAACACTTCGCTACATCCAGGAGCATTATAGGGAACAGGTGACTCTGGATTTTCTGGCTGAACAATTCAACTACAGCTCCCGTCATTTATCTATGCAATTTAAAAGAAAGACAGGACACAGTCCGATTGATTATCTCATTCAAACGAGACTGACCAAGGCCCGGAATCTGCTTGTGCGATCCGATGCCACCCTGCGCGAAATCGCGGCAGAAGTGGGATACACGGATGTGTATTATTTCAGCCGTATTTTCAAAAAACATGTGGGCCTGTCCCCCACACTCTATCAGCAGAAAATAAGGAACCAGACCCTGGCAGAGGATCGTCCATTACAATTCTCCGAATCATCCATTGGCTGGAGATGGAAGCGAGGATATATTGATTATGAGAATCATTATCAATATATAGACGGAGGGTCTACATCAATGAAAAGAAGAAAAACAAGCTCCAGCATGATTTTGGTTGCACTTTTAAGCATCACAATGCTTTTATCGGCATGCTCCGCTGGCTCTGCAACAACAACAGTTACGGGGGAAGGTACGAATACGAACTCATCTACGAGCACAGCCGCATCTTCATCATCAGATTCAGGTAGTCAAACGAACAATGAAAATGGAACACGCACGGTCTCCACGGTTAAAGGTGATGTTGTTGTCCCGGCAAATCCTAAACGGGTGGTTGTACTTTATCTTCAAGGAGATGTTGTAGCGCTTGGAATTAAGCCTATTGCGACGTCTGACGTATTTGATGGGGCTGCATATAAGAATGAGCTTGAAGGGGTAAATTCACTAGGCACCTGGTTCGAACCAAACCCTGAGGCTGTCATTGATCTGGACCCGGATTTGATCATTGTTCCTTCAGAAGAGACTTACACGCTATTAAAAGATATTGCACCAACTGTGTATGTCCCATATGAGAAAATGACAACGGAAGAAAGACTTCATAGTATCGCTAGCATTTTCGGCAAAGAACAGGAAGCAGACGTTTTAATCGACAATCTTAACAGTAAAGTTGAAGAGAGCAAGAAAAAACTTGCTGATGCAGGTATACTGGACAAAACGGCCTCCATCGTCGAGGGTGGGCTGAAAGAGATGGTCATTGTAGAAAGTAAGCAATACGGCCGAGGATCTCAGGCTATATACGAGTACTTGGAAATGAAAGCACCTGAAGCGGTCCAGAAAAAAATTGACGTCGTTTCCGACGCTGCAGGTTCGACCTTGTCCATGGAAGTTCTTCCTGAGTATATGGGAGACTACGTGTTTCGTTCGGTATATGAAGGGGCAGATAACCTTAACGATAATCCAATCTGGAATAGCATACCCGCTATCAAAGAAGGCCGTCTAATCGAGATTGATTTTGATTTCTTCTATTACTCGGATATCTATTCCATCAACAAGCAAATCGATTTTGTTGTCGAGCATCTACTCGCAGCTCCCAAAGTAAAGTAATCAACAGATAATCAAACCGATGGTAGTTTTGTATAAGAAATGTTTGAATTTTAGCCATTGTAATTTGATAAGTTTCCCATTAGACTAGGAAAAGAGTGATAATGAGAATCGATATCAAATAGTCGAGTGGTTTGGATCGAACTGATGGAGGTAACTACATGGATCAGCATTTGGAATTATATGATGTAACAATTATCGGCGGGGG
Above is a window of Paenibacillus sp. E222 DNA encoding:
- a CDS encoding AraC family transcriptional regulator, translated to MQLNEQMNSWNHAAVKILDIRRIVMEAGEIQESYLLPANAFIYSIRGAAQLKLDGKTHEAQRFCILHGGKGSSLDIRVSEKFEYYLLFYRAFLAFPTHRKTWRLSQPPQIAPFSLQYGFTPSNPLAILRYFEELEKAWDQASRLDLLQVKSLFYQFIHELLFQLAEQEVRTVLPDPIEQTLRYIQEHYREQVTLDFLAEQFNYSSRHLSMQFKRKTGHSPIDYLIQTRLTKARNLLVRSDATLREIAAEVGYTDVYYFSRIFKKHVGLSPTLYQQKIRNQTLAEDRPLQFSESSIGWRWKRGYIDYENHYQYIDGGSTSMKRRKTSSSMILVALLSITMLLSACSAGSATTTVTGEGTNTNSSTSTAASSSSDSGSQTNNENGTRTVSTVKGDVVVPANPKRVVVLYLQGDVVALGIKPIATSDVFDGAAYKNELEGVNSLGTWFEPNPEAVIDLDPDLIIVPSEETYTLLKDIAPTVYVPYEKMTTEERLHSIASIFGKEQEADVLIDNLNSKVEESKKKLADAGILDKTASIVEGGLKEMVIVESKQYGRGSQAIYEYLEMKAPEAVQKKIDVVSDAAGSTLSMEVLPEYMGDYVFRSVYEGADNLNDNPIWNSIPAIKEGRLIEIDFDFFYYSDIYSINKQIDFVVEHLLAAPKVK
- a CDS encoding AraC family transcriptional regulator codes for the protein MESSYAEPLTLHVLAEKVGSSPRSLSRKFKQATGYSPIDYLIQFRLFKAKEMLLHTDATLDEIAAGIGYPDGYYLGRMFKKHTGVSPLQFKEKTSGPLKWPDLTSTLARNDISSGRVGRYVYNDDDNHYQYKHGGSLYMNRQTRTGMLLSILLSLTLLLSACSPGATSNSVGETAGRNGTSSATSTVTADSQSSAPVPRIISTIKGDITVPAEPKRIVVDLYLGSLIALGIKPVGTPEMNLKNPYFIKSLEGVENIGEYETISLEKVLELQPDLIVTGDPDLFDSFSKIAPTLVIPYGELKNTHEEIAYFGKALNKEKEAESWLADYDGRIADAKKRVSEAIDADAEVSVMQFYDKGPLAFGDNFGRGGQAVYSALGLNPPADKKEILMKDQLVEVSSESIPEFAGDYIILTADNLTLEELKSKPVWSSLDAVKNDRVFIWSPDRSWYFDPIATLDQTEELAAWFTKTPDQK